One Suncus etruscus isolate mSunEtr1 chromosome 13, mSunEtr1.pri.cur, whole genome shotgun sequence genomic region harbors:
- the CHST2 gene encoding carbohydrate sulfotransferase 2, whose amino-acid sequence MSRSPPRALPPGAPPRLLPAAPAAPRALLPLALPPWPRRPGRRWPASPLGMKVFRRKALVLCAGYALLLVLTMLNLLDYKWHKEPLQQCSPDGPPGAAAGGGWERPGAAPAVPPRAHPRLDSRTPFRAPAAAAVGAVQAAPAAAAGPAASPGNGTRGGPISGGAKRQLVYVFTTWRSGSSFFGELFNQNPEVFFLYEPVWHVWQKLYPGDAVSLQGAARDMLSALYRCDLSVFQLYSPAGSGGRNLTTLGIFGAATNKVVCSSPLCPAYRKEVVGLVDDRVCKKCPPQRLARFEEECRKYRTLVIKGVRVFDVAVLAPLLRDPALDLKVIHLVRDPRAVASSRIRSRHGLIRESLQVVRSRDPRAHRMPFLEAAGHKLGAKKEGVGGPADYHALGAMEVICNSMAKTLQTALQPPGWLQGHYLVVRYEDLVGDPVKTLRRVYDFVGLLVSPEMEQFALNMTSGSGSSSKPFVVSARNATQAASAWRSALTFQQIKQVEEFCAQPMALLGYERVGSPEEVKDLSKTLLRKPRL is encoded by the coding sequence ATGAGCCGCAGCCCGCCGCGAGCCCTGCCTCCGGGCGCGCCTCCCCGGCTGCTCCCGGCCGCCCCCGCCGCGCCGCGCGCGCTGCTCCCGCTCGCGCTCCCGCCGTGGCCCCGGCGCCCGGGTCGCCGCTGGCCCGCGTCCCCGCTCGGCATGAAGGTGTTCCGCAGGAAGGCGCTGGTGCTATGCGCAGGGTACGCGCTGCTCCTGGTGCTCACCATGCTCAACCTCCTGGACTACAAGTGGCACAAGGAGCCGCTGCAGCAGTGTAGCCCCGACGGGCCGCCCGGGGCTGCGGCGGGGGGCGGCTGGGAGCGCCCGGGCGCTGCGCCCGCGGTGCCGCCCCGTGCGCACCCGCGCTTGGATTCCCGGACCCCGTTCCGTGCGCCCGCAGCCGCCGCCGTCGGGGCCGTCCAGGCGGCGCCTGCAGCTGCAGCGGGTCCAGCGGCCTCTCCGGGTAATGGCACCCGGGGGGGCCCCATCAGTGGCGGCGCCAAGCGCCAGCTCGTGTACGTGTTCACCACGTGGCGCTCGGGCTCGTCGTTTTTCGGGGAGCTCTTCAACCAGAACCCCGAGGTGTTCTTCCTCTACGAGCCCGTGTGGCACGTGTGGCAGAAGCTCTACCCCGGCGACGCCGTGTCGCTGCAGGGCGCGGCGCGGGACATGCTGAGCGCGCTCTACCGCTGCGACCTCTCCGTCTTCCAGCTGTACAGCCCCGCGGGCAGCGGGGGGCGCAACCTCACCACGCTGGGCATCTTCGGCGCGGCCACCAACAAGGTGGTGTGCTCGTCGCCGCTCTGCCCCGCCTACCGCAAGGAGGTGGTGGGGCTGGTGGACGACCGCGTGTGCAAGAAGTGTCCCCCGCAGCGCCTGGCGCGCTTCGAGGAGGAGTGCCGCAAGTACCGCACGCTGGTCATCAAGGGCGTGCGCGTCTTCGACGTGGCCGTGCTGGCGCCCTTGCTGCGCGACCCGGCCCTGGACCTCAAGGTCATCCACCTGGTGCGCGACCCCCGCGCCGTGGCCAGCTCGCGCATTCGCTCCCGACACGGCCTCATCCGGGAGAGCTTGCAAGTGGTGCGCAGCCGGGACCCGCGAGCGCACCGCATGCCCTTCTTGGAAGCGGCTGGCCACAAGCTGGGCGCCAAGAAGGAGGGTGTCGGGGGCCCGGCGGACTACCACGCGCTGGGGGCCATGGAGGTGATTTGCAACAGCATGGCCAAGACCCTTCAGACCGCCTTGCAGCCCCCCGGCTGGCTGCAGGGCCACTATCTGGTGGTGCGGTACGAGGACTTGGTGGGGGACCCCGTGAAGACCCTCCGCAGGGTGTACGACTTTGTAGGGCTGCTGGTGAGCCCCGAGATGGAGCAGTTCGCCCTCAACATGACCAGCGGCTCGGGCTCGTCCTCCAAACCCTTCGTGGTGTCGGCGCGCAACGCCACGCAGGCTGCCAGCGCCTGGCGCAGCGCGCTCACCTTCCAGCAGATCAAGCAGGTGGAGGAGTTTTGCGCGCAGCCCATGGCCCTGCTGGGCTACGAGCGCGTCGGCAGCCCCGAGGAGGTCAAGGACCTTAGCAAGACCCTGCTCCGAAAGCCGCGCCTCTGA